One genomic window of Geodermatophilus sp. DSM 44513 includes the following:
- a CDS encoding glycosyltransferase family 1 protein, with product MRVVVVTESFLPQVNGVTNSVLRVCEQLQGRGAEVLVVAPGQGPTEYAGARVARTPSVRLPGYAGFRVGRPWPGMTTTLRDFRPDVVHLASPAWLGAQAARTARRLGVPVVAVHQTDLVRFTASYGVTTGVDRAVWARLRRVYGSAACTLAPSRATVEELQARGVPRVRRWARGVDTRAFSPAHRDLGLRRRLAPRGELLVGYVGRLAREKEVHLLAALQGLPDVRLVVVGDGPQRAALEQLLPGAAFPGFLGGAELSRTVASLDVFVHTGSSETYCQAAQEALASAVPVVAPAAGGLLDVVADGHTGLLFEPGSAADLRRRVEQLTTDPDRRNRMSRAARWAVRGRTWEAVGAELVGHYADALGRPGPAAVRAA from the coding sequence ATGCGCGTCGTCGTGGTCACCGAGTCCTTCCTGCCGCAGGTCAACGGCGTCACCAACAGCGTGCTGCGCGTCTGCGAGCAGCTGCAGGGGCGCGGCGCCGAGGTGCTCGTCGTCGCGCCGGGGCAGGGCCCGACGGAGTACGCCGGGGCCCGCGTGGCCCGGACGCCGTCGGTCCGGCTGCCCGGTTACGCCGGCTTCCGGGTGGGCCGCCCCTGGCCCGGGATGACGACGACGCTGCGAGACTTCCGCCCGGACGTCGTCCACCTGGCCAGCCCGGCCTGGCTGGGCGCGCAGGCGGCCCGGACCGCCCGCCGGCTGGGCGTGCCCGTGGTCGCGGTGCACCAGACCGACCTGGTCCGCTTCACCGCCTCCTACGGCGTCACGACCGGGGTGGACCGGGCGGTGTGGGCCCGGTTGCGCCGCGTCTACGGCTCGGCGGCCTGCACGCTTGCCCCCAGCCGCGCCACGGTGGAGGAGCTGCAGGCGCGCGGCGTGCCGCGGGTGCGCCGGTGGGCCCGCGGCGTGGACACCCGGGCGTTCTCCCCTGCGCACCGCGACCTGGGGCTGCGCCGCCGGCTGGCCCCGCGCGGCGAGCTGCTGGTGGGCTACGTCGGCCGGCTGGCCCGCGAGAAGGAGGTCCACCTGCTCGCCGCCCTGCAGGGGCTGCCCGACGTCCGGCTCGTGGTGGTCGGTGACGGCCCGCAGCGGGCCGCCCTGGAGCAGTTGCTCCCCGGCGCCGCCTTCCCGGGGTTCCTCGGCGGGGCGGAGCTCAGCCGCACGGTGGCCTCCCTCGACGTGTTCGTGCACACCGGGTCGTCGGAGACCTACTGCCAGGCGGCGCAGGAGGCACTGGCCAGCGCCGTCCCGGTGGTCGCCCCGGCCGCCGGCGGCCTGCTCGACGTGGTCGCCGACGGGCACACCGGCCTGCTGTTCGAGCCCGGCTCGGCCGCGGACCTGCGCCGCCGGGTCGAGCAGCTGACCACCGACCCCGACCGGCGCAACCGCATGTCCCGGGCGGCGCGGTGGGCGGTGCGCGGCCGCACCTGGGAGGCCGTCGGCGCCGAGCTGGTCGGCCACTACGCCGACGCCCTCGGTCGGCCGGGCCCCGCCGCCGTGCGGGCAGCCTGA
- a CDS encoding SGNH/GDSL hydrolase family protein has product MTVRVVSLGDSTSCGEGVGVRVPAERTWPVLLARGVPDAELTCLAVPGARLRELRAGQLAPAVAAAPHLATLLVGLNDIARGGFCGRSFARDLTAVVQALRGVGATVLLGRLHDPCRLLPLPAPVRSAVLRRVAEVNGAVDLLAVLPGVHVLDLAAVPGVQERRSWDVDRVHPAAELHGRIARTAAEVLQRAGLGLALPPVPSLPAGGPSVVREVLWAARHGAPWLAGHLRGVTATALELART; this is encoded by the coding sequence GTGACGGTGCGCGTGGTGTCCCTGGGGGACAGCACCAGCTGCGGCGAGGGCGTCGGCGTCCGGGTGCCGGCCGAGCGGACCTGGCCGGTGCTGCTGGCCCGCGGCGTCCCGGACGCCGAGCTGACCTGTCTGGCGGTGCCCGGGGCCCGGCTGCGGGAGCTGCGCGCCGGCCAGCTGGCCCCCGCGGTGGCGGCCGCGCCGCACCTGGCCACGCTGCTGGTGGGGCTCAACGACATCGCGCGGGGCGGCTTCTGCGGCCGGTCCTTCGCCCGTGACCTGACCGCGGTCGTGCAGGCGCTGCGCGGCGTGGGCGCCACCGTGCTGCTCGGCCGCCTGCACGACCCGTGCCGGCTGCTGCCGCTGCCGGCACCCGTGCGCTCCGCGGTGCTGCGCCGGGTGGCGGAGGTCAACGGCGCGGTGGACCTCCTCGCTGTCCTCCCCGGGGTGCACGTCCTGGACCTGGCGGCCGTGCCCGGCGTGCAGGAGCGCCGCTCGTGGGACGTCGATCGGGTGCACCCCGCGGCCGAGCTGCACGGGCGGATCGCCCGCACCGCGGCGGAGGTGCTGCAGCGCGCCGGCCTCGGCCTGGCGCTGCCGCCGGTGCCGTCGCTGCCCGCGGGCGGCCCGTCGGTGGTGCGGGAGGTGCTGTGGGCGGCGCGGCACGGAGCACCCTGGCTGGCCGGTCACCTGCGGGGGGTGACGGCGACGGCGCTGGAGCTGGCCCGCACCTGA
- a CDS encoding glycosyltransferase produces the protein MRIVQVANFVTPTSGGLRTALGHLAAGYAAAGHEVVQVVPGERAAVVDTAGGRRVELPGPAVPGTGYRVHASPRRVVRALEDLTPDRLEVHDRTTLRGLGRWAGRSGVPALVVSHERLDRWLRQWLPSRPAVHRWGDALADRSNAALAAAFGTVVCTTAWAAEEFTRLGVPVSTVPLGVDAGAFVPDRSARLRYAGDGAVLLATATRLSREKRPHLAVAALAELRRRGVPAELVVAGDGPARGALQRRSAGLPVRLLGHVRDRPALAGLLGAADVVLAPGPVETFGLAALEALACGTPVVVHRDSALPSVVGAAGVAAGGTAAQMADAVESLLAEGEATRRDRARLRAEQFPWDRTVRGFLALHGAAGREVAA, from the coding sequence ATGCGCATCGTGCAGGTGGCCAACTTCGTCACGCCCACCTCCGGCGGGCTGCGGACGGCGCTCGGCCACCTCGCCGCCGGGTACGCGGCGGCCGGCCACGAGGTCGTCCAGGTCGTCCCGGGGGAGCGGGCGGCCGTGGTCGACACGGCGGGGGGACGGCGGGTCGAGCTGCCCGGCCCCGCCGTCCCGGGCACCGGCTACCGGGTGCACGCCTCGCCACGACGCGTCGTCCGGGCGCTGGAGGACCTCACCCCCGACCGACTGGAGGTGCACGACCGGACGACGCTGCGCGGCCTGGGTCGCTGGGCCGGGCGGTCCGGTGTGCCGGCGCTGGTGGTCAGCCACGAGCGGCTCGACCGCTGGCTGCGGCAGTGGCTGCCCTCGCGGCCGGCCGTGCACCGGTGGGGCGACGCGCTGGCCGACCGGTCCAACGCCGCGCTGGCCGCCGCGTTCGGCACGGTCGTCTGCACCACGGCGTGGGCCGCGGAGGAGTTCACCCGCCTCGGCGTCCCGGTGTCCACGGTGCCGCTCGGGGTGGACGCCGGCGCGTTCGTGCCGGACCGGTCCGCCCGGCTCCGGTACGCCGGGGACGGGGCGGTGCTGCTGGCGACGGCCACCCGGCTGTCGCGGGAGAAGCGTCCCCACCTCGCGGTGGCCGCGCTGGCCGAGCTGCGCCGGCGGGGGGTGCCCGCGGAGCTCGTGGTGGCCGGCGACGGTCCCGCGCGCGGCGCGCTGCAGCGCCGGTCGGCCGGCCTGCCGGTGCGCCTCCTCGGGCACGTCCGGGACCGTCCGGCGCTGGCCGGCCTGCTCGGCGCCGCGGACGTCGTGCTCGCGCCCGGGCCGGTGGAGACCTTCGGCCTGGCCGCCCTGGAGGCGCTGGCCTGCGGGACGCCGGTCGTGGTGCACCGCGACTCCGCGCTGCCCTCGGTGGTCGGCGCGGCCGGTGTCGCCGCCGGCGGGACCGCGGCGCAGATGGCCGACGCGGTCGAGTCACTCCTCGCCGAGGGGGAAGCCACCCGCCGCGACCGGGCCCGCCTGCGCGCCGAGCAGTTCCCGTGGGACCGCACCGTCCGCGGGTTCCTCGCCCTGCACGGGGCGGCCGGCCGGGAGGTGGCCGCGTGA
- a CDS encoding HNH endonuclease signature motif containing protein, translating to MSDPGGTHPSGSPLPELAAAITAGAVRLAAATAAWLRLVAEFDDRGGWHGVGIRSCASWLSWQCGLSLGPAREHVRVARALRVLPRTEAAFAAGQLSYSKVRALTRIAEPDTEAALLDLAVETTAAQLERFTRTWRRTDRADLAATDDWDSEREGPLPEPEERFESWWDDDGMLNVRLRMRPEDGADWLAAVESVAERDARRERAQNTRAREGAAAGAVSGADWRERQELSRRCAEDDAPPGLAAERVTARRLAAVAALARTGVHVDHRPGGPPRREVVLHVDAAVLADDAAAGVAHLAGGPALTPAQARRIACDATAVTLLHTGREPLALGRRRRRASAGQRRALLARDGGCARPGCPETRPERLHAHHLRHWLFGGRTDLDNLTSC from the coding sequence GTGTCCGACCCCGGTGGCACGCACCCGTCCGGCAGCCCGCTGCCCGAGCTGGCCGCGGCGATCACCGCCGGCGCGGTCCGGCTGGCCGCAGCGACCGCCGCCTGGCTGCGGCTGGTCGCGGAGTTCGACGACCGCGGCGGCTGGCACGGCGTCGGCATCCGCTCCTGCGCGAGTTGGCTGTCCTGGCAGTGCGGCCTGTCCCTCGGCCCGGCCCGGGAGCACGTCCGGGTGGCCCGCGCGCTGCGGGTCCTGCCGCGCACCGAGGCCGCGTTCGCCGCTGGGCAGCTTTCCTACTCCAAGGTGCGCGCGCTGACCCGCATCGCCGAACCCGACACCGAGGCCGCGCTGCTGGACCTGGCGGTGGAGACCACCGCCGCCCAGCTGGAACGCTTCACCCGCACCTGGCGGCGCACCGACCGGGCCGATCTCGCGGCCACCGACGACTGGGACAGCGAGCGCGAGGGCCCGCTCCCGGAGCCCGAGGAGCGCTTCGAGTCCTGGTGGGACGACGACGGCATGCTCAACGTGCGGTTGCGGATGCGCCCGGAGGACGGCGCGGACTGGTTGGCCGCCGTGGAGTCGGTGGCCGAACGCGACGCTCGCCGCGAACGCGCCCAGAACACCCGCGCCCGTGAGGGGGCCGCCGCCGGTGCCGTCTCCGGTGCTGACTGGCGGGAACGGCAGGAGCTGAGCCGCCGGTGCGCCGAGGACGACGCACCACCCGGGCTGGCCGCCGAACGCGTCACCGCCCGCCGGCTGGCCGCCGTGGCCGCACTGGCCCGCACCGGTGTGCACGTCGACCACCGCCCCGGCGGCCCGCCGCGGCGGGAGGTGGTGCTGCACGTCGACGCCGCGGTACTGGCCGACGACGCCGCCGCCGGCGTCGCCCACCTGGCCGGCGGGCCGGCGCTCACCCCGGCGCAGGCCCGCCGGATCGCCTGCGACGCCACCGCCGTCACCCTGCTGCACACCGGCCGCGAACCGCTGGCCCTGGGCCGCCGGCGGCGCCGCGCCAGCGCCGGCCAGCGCCGGGCGCTGCTGGCCCGTGACGGCGGCTGCGCCCGCCCCGGCTGCCCCGAGACCCGACCCGAACGGTTGCACGCCCACCACCTGCGGCACTGGCTGTTCGGCGGGCGCACCGACCTGGACAACCTCACAAGTTGCTAA